In one window of Pseudorasbora parva isolate DD20220531a chromosome 7, ASM2467924v1, whole genome shotgun sequence DNA:
- the LOC137082964 gene encoding zinc-binding protein A33-like: protein MAEMALKRPFTEADFTCPVCCDIFKDPVLLGCGHSLCKSCTQHYWAAKGSRECPLCRKICARNPPFNLSLKNLIQTFLDSRGPLEELCETHRERLCLFCLHDEQLVCLVCRESLEHKTHTCRPVSELAEERKRHFRKELSLLTRKEKMIQRARYEYNHQTEHISHQARHTENAIRENFRHLHQRLHDEEKAMLTALNEETAQKTKFVKDKIEKMKDDMASLSKLITELRNNLDIGDILFLQKFKDMMKRAQDMNQNPESDPVQYGLINTAKYLGNLKFTVWSKIRHTEISYSPVVLDPNTANSQLILSEDLTSLRDKDELEEEDGAGPQKTQLPANPERFDRFPCVLGSVGYSTGMHIWDVDVGDSTFWMLGVTTESVQRKGATSLPSDVWCIGWDSDTLSLKSPDESYIPLFGCEKPKRVRVKLDLDEKQLSFSDPLRVTPYYTFMTNFMENVFPFFCNLCSIFPLRIVPAIK from the exons ATGGCGGAGATGGCGTTAAAACGTCCCTTTACTGAAGCAGATTTTACGTGCCCTGTTTGTTGCGACATTTTCAAAGATCCCGTGTTGCTCGGGTGCGGTCACAGTCTGTGTAAATCCTGTACCCAACACTACTGGGCGGCCAAAGGGTCAAGAGAATGTCCGCTGTGCAGAAAAATATGCGCTAGAAACCCCCCCTTTAACCTGTCTCTGAAAAATTTAATCCAAACTTTCCTGGATTCCCGAGGACCTTTAGAGGAGCTGTGTGAGACTCACCGGGAGAGATTGTGTCTGTTCTGTCTGCATGATGAACAGCTCGTGTGCTTGGTTTGCAGAGAGTCACTcgaacacaaaacacacacgtGCCGTCCTGTCAGTGAGCTCGCTGAGGAACGAAAG AGGCATTTTCGGAAAGAACTTAGTCTCTTGACTAGAAAAGAGAAGATGATACAACGTGCCAGATATGAATATAATCACCAGACTGAGCACATATCT cacCAAGCCAGGCACACAGAGAATGCCATCAGGGAGAACTTTAGGCATCTTCACCAGCGTCTGCATGATGAAGAGAAAGCAATGCTTACTGCACTGAATGAGGAAACCGCACAGAAAACAAAGTTCGTGAAAGACAAAATTGAGAAGATGAAAGACGACATGGCATCTCTGTCCAAACTGATAACCGAATTGAGAAATAATTTGGATATTGGGGACATCCTGTTCCTTCAG AAATTCAAGGACATGATGAAGAG AGCCCAGGACATGAACCAGAATCCAGAATCAGACCCAGTTCAGTACGGGCTTATTAATACTGCCAAATACCTGGGCAATTTGAAGTTCACGGTGTGGTCAAAAATAAGACATACTGAAATAAGTTATT ctcctGTGGTTCTCGATCCCAACACTGCTAACTCTCAACTGATACTCTCTGAAGATCTGACTAGCTTGAGGGACAAAGATGAGCTTGAAGAGGAAGACGGGGCTGGCCCGCAGAAGACACAGCTTCCTGCAAACCCAGAGAGATTTGATAGGTTTCCCTGTGTGCTGGGCTCGGTGGGCTATTCCACAGGGATGCACATTTGGGATGTGGATGTGGGAGACAGCACCTTCTGGATGCTTGGAGTCACTACAGAGTCTGTCCAGAGAAAAGGAGCCACCAGTTTGCCCAGCGATGTGTGGTGTATCGGCTGGGACAGCGACACACTAAGTCTGAAGTCTCCTGATGAGTCATACATCCCTTTGTTTGGGTGTGAGAAACCGAAGCGAGTGAGAGTGAAGCTTGATTTGGATGAAAAACAGCTTTCGTTCTCAGATCCTCTCAGGGTTACACCTTATTACACATTCATGACCAATTTCATGGAGAACGTCTTCCCATTCTTCTGCAATCTGTGCAGCATCTTTCCTCTGAGGATTGTGCCTGCGATCAAATGA
- the LOC137083505 gene encoding uncharacterized protein: MQPSSATPFAGIITTLAALHRDQHQAMLDLRTDQERRFAAIVQGQQEDRERFRSWLDREARTEAAGQDSAPVHVPLHKMGPQDDPEAFIELFQKSAEACGWPRAQWPVRLIPLLSGEAQAAAQQLPVANLLDYDDLKRAIIQRVGRTPEQHRQHFRSLEWSETGRPFAMAQQLRDSCHKWLLAGGGDVDHIIDLVVLEQFVARLPKKTAEWVQCHRPTSLEINLAEDHMVACPGVGEPPLTFTSLSPPSVSLSLPSSRPPGPPRIPPRGRGGMRPGPFGSSRALPRGAGLMGAGGDNGSSSTPSPRPFSNPLPATGAAGKPALACWRCGDPDNFVDRCPRMDIGTMIRVPDVQRTTPDQAGDRVVKVRCVHGDVVEYPVVPITIQFRGEKHNVEVAVSPHLRHPLILGTNWPAFSALLGSLCADAAWEKKARRGAVRVQLGETETGPLGTASEETSGIERLILSDRDDFPLEQSQDETLKNAFQQVRTIDGQSLQPALPVTYPYFAIIKDRLYQVTQDTQTKVRKNDLG, translated from the exons atgcagcCGTCTTCCGCCACGCCATTTGCAGGTATCATCACCactctcgcggccctccaccgcGACCAACATCAAGccatgctggaccttcggaccgaccaggagcgccgctttgCGGCGAttgtccaaggccagcaagaggaccgcgagaggttccggagctggcttGATCGGGAGGCTCGCACCGAGGCCGCCGGGCAGGatagcgcaccggtccacgtgcccctacacaagatggggccGCAAGATGACCCGGAGGCCTTTATAGAACTGTTCCAAAAAtcggcggaggcctgcgggtggccccgggcacagtggccggtgcgcctcatcccaTTGCTATCCGGGgaggcccaggcggccgcccaacaactgccggtaGCGAACCTCCTTGATTATGACGACCTCAAGCGGGCCATcattcagcgggtcggccggacgcCTGAACAACATCGCCAACACTTCCGCTCCCTGGAATGGAGCGAGACCGGccggcccttcgcgatggcccagcaGCTCCGGGACTCATGCCACAAGTGGCTCTTGGCCGGCGGaggcgacgtggaccacatcatcgacctggtggtactggagcagttcgtCGCTCGGCTTCCGAAGAAAAcagccgagtgggtccagtgccaccggcccacgtcgctggagatcAACCTGGCAGAGGATCacatggtggcgtgcccgggggtcggcgaacccccgTTAACTTttacctctctctctcccccctctgtttctctctctctccctagTTCTCGCCCTCCGGGCCCTCCtcgcattccccccagaggccggggtgggatgcgCCCTGGACCGTTTGGGAGCTCGAGGGCCCTGCCCAGGGGAGCGGGGCTGATGGGGGCGGGAGGGGACAATGGTTCCAGTTCCACCCCCTCTCCACGCCCattctccaacccactccccgccacCGGGGCGGCAGGTAAGCCTGCGCTGGCCTGCTGGCGTTGCGGGGACCCGGATAATTTTGTGGACCGGTGTCCtaggatggacatcgggacaatgatccgggttccggacgtccagcggaccacccccgatcaagcaggaga ccgcgtggttaaggtgcggtgtgtgcacggggatgtggtggaatacccGGTTGTCCCAATCACGATACAGTTTCGGGGAGAAAAGCATAAtgtagaggtggcggttagtcctcacctccggcatccgctaattctggggacgaattggcccgccttttcggcgttattgggatcattatgtgcggatgccgcttgggagaaaaagGCTAGGAggggggcggtgcgagtgcagcttggggagactgagacgggacccttgggGACGGCTTCAGAGGAAAcgagcgggatcgagagactgattctctcagaccgcgatgacttccctctggagcagtcccaggatgagaccctaaaaaacgccttccagcaggtccgcactatcgacggccagtctctccaacctgccttgccgGTCACTTATCCCTATTTC